One genomic window of Euzebya rosea includes the following:
- a CDS encoding UGSC family (seleno)protein yields MTTRWVLDPTDERTPAVRSRNPRPASLDGKVVGLLDISKARGDVFLDRIEERLRDRGVAVERYRKPTFAKPAPVDLRQEIAEQCYVVIEALADUGSCTSCSVHDIADLERRGLVGVMVASTEFVQAADTQADALGFDAARVFVPHPIQDRTDAELVALADAAFEEILSRVTM; encoded by the coding sequence GTGACGACCAGGTGGGTGCTCGACCCGACCGACGAGCGCACCCCGGCGGTGCGGTCGCGCAACCCTCGCCCGGCGAGCCTCGACGGGAAGGTGGTCGGGTTGCTCGACATCTCCAAGGCGCGTGGCGACGTGTTCCTCGACCGCATCGAGGAGCGGCTGCGGGATCGTGGGGTGGCGGTCGAGCGGTACCGCAAGCCGACGTTCGCCAAGCCCGCCCCCGTTGACCTGCGGCAGGAGATCGCCGAGCAGTGCTACGTCGTCATCGAGGCGCTGGCCGACTGAGGCTCCTGCACGTCGTGCAGTGTGCATGACATCGCCGACCTCGAACGACGAGGTCTCGTGGGCGTGATGGTCGCCTCGACGGAGTTCGTCCAAGCTGCCGACACCCAGGCCGACGCGCTCGGGTTCGACGCCGCTCGCGTGTTCGTGCCCCACCCGATCCAGGACCGCACCGACGCGGAGCTCGTCGCGCTGGCCGACGCGGCCTTCGAGGAGATCCTTTCCCGGGTGACCATGTGA
- a CDS encoding DUF4038 domain-containing protein has translation MAPHRRFVLILLSLALVLAACAGEADVSSPVGSSSAERTATPAVGPDDPSTEDAPATTGPAFDEATDGQGIADAAQLTRPTFPLAVDATNRHLVDADGDPFLIHGDAAWSLVLQLDAQETADYLTTRREQGFNTLVVNLIEHEFADDPPRDEAGNDPFASPGDFSAPNDAYFDAAVDQVRQAADEGFMVLLAPAYLGFDGGTEGWYQDMLAAGEQVMEDYGRYVGQKFADADNVVWLHAGDYSPPPEGLRLVEAVERGLAAAGASQLRTAHGTPGDSATDLGLDLALDIDATYTYDPAYVKSRDDHTDEIDIPHFLFETAYEEERDVTRQELRAQSYGSLLSGAAGQVYGHSAIWQFVSVWRDALDAPGARDQVHVRTLFERLPWTVLEPDLDASLVVEGSGNYGQEDFAVAAATADRSVSVVYLPTLRSIALDLRQDPSGATVRWYDPVDGTTVDAAPELTATGVRVAPPGSNAGGDDDWVLLVEAGGDGGAEELSRIEGSERIATAVAVSQRVLDGAGAVVLASAATFPDALVSAPLAIAEDAALLLTDRSAVPQVTLDEIDRLGAGRVIVLGGPAAIDEAVVRALRQRGLDVERVSGEDRIATAVAAAQRTGGNPSIVVLASGFAFPDGLSGAALAGALEAPLLLTDGRTVSAGTGAVIGQAEVLVVGGQAVVDEQVLDDLRAQGATVTRLGGDGRYDTSRLAAEEAVARTGQPASVWIATGRDFPDALSAAAAAVRDDGVVLLTEGLAGAVPSSTASALGSLGTCRSQVRLVGGAAAISASHERAIAGVLGC, from the coding sequence GTGGCACCGCACCGTCGTTTCGTCCTGATCCTGCTGTCCCTCGCCCTCGTCCTGGCCGCCTGCGCCGGCGAGGCGGACGTATCGTCCCCTGTCGGTTCGTCCAGCGCGGAACGAACAGCCACCCCGGCTGTCGGCCCCGACGATCCGTCGACCGAGGACGCCCCCGCAACCACCGGCCCGGCGTTCGACGAGGCGACGGACGGGCAGGGCATCGCCGACGCGGCCCAGCTGACACGACCCACCTTCCCCCTCGCGGTCGACGCGACGAACCGTCACCTGGTCGACGCCGACGGCGACCCCTTCCTCATCCATGGCGACGCGGCCTGGTCACTCGTCCTGCAGCTCGACGCCCAGGAGACCGCCGACTACCTCACCACCAGGCGCGAGCAGGGGTTCAACACCCTCGTCGTCAACCTGATCGAGCACGAGTTCGCCGATGACCCGCCACGTGACGAAGCGGGCAACGACCCGTTCGCCTCGCCCGGTGACTTCTCCGCCCCCAACGACGCCTACTTCGATGCGGCGGTCGATCAGGTGCGGCAGGCCGCCGACGAGGGGTTCATGGTCCTGCTCGCGCCCGCCTACCTCGGGTTCGACGGGGGCACGGAGGGCTGGTACCAGGACATGCTGGCGGCCGGCGAACAGGTCATGGAGGACTACGGTCGTTACGTCGGACAGAAGTTCGCCGACGCCGACAACGTCGTGTGGTTGCACGCCGGCGACTACTCCCCGCCGCCCGAGGGCCTCCGGCTGGTCGAGGCCGTCGAGCGTGGGCTGGCAGCCGCTGGGGCGTCCCAGCTCCGCACCGCCCACGGCACGCCCGGGGACAGCGCCACCGACCTCGGCCTCGACCTCGCGCTCGACATCGACGCCACCTACACCTACGACCCCGCCTACGTGAAGTCGCGGGACGACCACACCGACGAGATCGACATCCCGCACTTCCTGTTCGAGACCGCCTACGAGGAGGAGCGCGACGTCACCCGGCAGGAGCTCCGGGCCCAGTCCTACGGGTCGCTGCTGAGCGGCGCCGCCGGGCAGGTCTACGGCCACTCTGCCATCTGGCAGTTCGTGTCCGTCTGGCGGGACGCCCTGGACGCGCCCGGCGCACGGGACCAGGTCCACGTCCGCACCCTCTTCGAACGCCTGCCGTGGACGGTGCTCGAACCCGACCTCGACGCATCGCTGGTCGTGGAGGGATCCGGCAACTACGGCCAGGAGGACTTCGCCGTGGCAGCGGCCACCGCCGACCGCAGCGTGTCCGTGGTGTACCTGCCCACCTTGCGGTCCATCGCGCTGGACCTCCGGCAGGACCCGTCAGGGGCGACCGTGCGGTGGTACGACCCCGTCGACGGCACCACCGTTGACGCCGCCCCCGAGCTGACCGCCACCGGGGTCCGCGTGGCACCGCCGGGAAGCAACGCCGGTGGTGACGACGACTGGGTCCTGCTGGTCGAGGCAGGTGGCGACGGCGGGGCCGAGGAGCTGTCGAGGATCGAGGGCAGCGAGCGGATCGCCACTGCCGTCGCGGTGTCCCAGCGCGTGCTCGACGGTGCGGGGGCGGTGGTCCTCGCCAGCGCGGCGACGTTTCCCGACGCGCTGGTGAGCGCGCCCCTGGCGATCGCCGAGGACGCCGCCCTGCTGCTGACCGACCGGTCGGCGGTCCCGCAGGTGACGCTGGACGAGATCGACCGGCTGGGGGCCGGACGGGTGATCGTGCTGGGCGGCCCGGCGGCCATCGACGAGGCGGTGGTGCGGGCCCTGCGCCAGCGGGGGCTCGACGTCGAGCGGGTGAGCGGCGAGGACCGCATCGCCACGGCTGTGGCGGCCGCCCAGCGGACCGGCGGGAACCCGTCGATCGTGGTCCTCGCATCGGGCTTCGCCTTCCCCGACGGGCTGTCCGGGGCGGCCCTGGCCGGCGCACTCGAGGCGCCGCTGCTGCTGACCGACGGCCGCACGGTGTCGGCGGGGACCGGAGCGGTGATCGGGCAGGCCGAGGTGCTGGTGGTCGGTGGGCAGGCGGTCGTCGACGAGCAGGTGCTGGACGACCTGCGGGCGCAGGGCGCCACCGTGACCCGCCTCGGGGGCGATGGCCGCTACGACACCTCCCGGCTGGCGGCGGAGGAAGCCGTCGCCCGGACGGGCCAGCCGGCATCGGTGTGGATCGCGACCGGCCGTGACTTCCCCGACGCGCTGTCCGCCGCGGCAGCCGCCGTTCGCGACGACGGTGTCGTCCTGCTGACCGAGGGGCTGGCCGGCGCCGTCCCGTCGTCAACCGCGTCGGCGCTCGGATCGCTGGGGACGTGTCGCTCGCAGGTTCGACTGGTTGGTGGGGCCGCCGCGATCTCCGCCTCGCACGAGCGGGCGATCGCCGGCGTCCTGGGGTGTTGA
- a CDS encoding cupin domain-containing protein translates to MHDQDPARPARVVHEDDLSVADPTPGMTRRLAFRTDRTWTGTVETAPGVASGWHHHGDHDSTLYVVAGTLRMQSGPGGTVVEDAGPGDFLHVPPYAVHRESNPGEVTSRAVIVRAGEGAPTINVDGPAPT, encoded by the coding sequence ATGCACGACCAGGACCCTGCACGACCCGCCCGCGTCGTCCACGAGGACGACCTGTCCGTGGCCGACCCCACGCCCGGCATGACCCGACGCCTGGCGTTCCGGACCGACCGCACGTGGACGGGGACGGTGGAGACCGCCCCCGGCGTGGCCAGCGGCTGGCATCACCACGGCGACCACGACAGCACGCTCTACGTCGTCGCCGGCACGCTCCGCATGCAGTCCGGGCCTGGCGGGACGGTCGTCGAGGACGCCGGCCCCGGTGACTTCCTCCACGTCCCGCCGTACGCCGTCCACCGGGAGTCCAACCCCGGCGAGGTGACCTCGCGGGCCGTGATCGTCCGGGCGGGGGAGGGCGCGCCGACGATCAACGTCGACGGACCCGCCCCGACCTGA
- a CDS encoding sensor histidine kinase produces MTSLDLPPSAAERRHADLLRSERTMLWVRTLAAVFGLVQIVTYAALPYPDGWAGAALGLVVVMAVVNMVVLVLLMTRWPSTLPRARGLALTTTTLDVLVANGLVLAYSFDPGSAHWAILFLTPLLGAARFRLPGALVAWGATTVLYIARQSFAAARFDDISFSPSSIGFRMGLALLVALVAGLLARDLARERERTAQALTEVARVDLLRARLVGSLAHDLRSPLTAIAGALKAITPGQPPDMQAQLLDLARRQAARLSRVADGMIDLARVERGQLELETHPTVLADVVTATLEALAPKDGEVEVTVPGDLMVDADPDRLDQILYNLIGNAMRHGRPPVEVTAVEDGQTVVLAVTDHGRGVPEERQDELFDAFTTSGSGGIGLGLWLVQELARAHGGEARYRTTEHGGACFEVVLPRA; encoded by the coding sequence ATGACCTCGTTGGACCTGCCACCGTCTGCTGCGGAGCGCCGCCATGCGGACCTGCTGCGGTCCGAACGCACCATGCTCTGGGTGCGGACCCTCGCCGCGGTCTTCGGCCTGGTCCAGATCGTGACCTACGCGGCCCTGCCCTACCCGGATGGCTGGGCGGGGGCGGCGCTCGGCCTGGTCGTGGTCATGGCCGTGGTCAACATGGTGGTCCTCGTCCTGCTGATGACGCGGTGGCCGTCCACGTTGCCCCGCGCCCGTGGCCTCGCGCTGACCACGACCACCCTCGACGTCCTCGTCGCCAACGGGCTGGTGCTGGCCTACAGCTTCGACCCCGGTTCGGCGCACTGGGCGATCCTCTTCCTCACCCCGCTGCTCGGCGCCGCCCGGTTCCGCCTGCCCGGTGCGCTCGTCGCGTGGGGCGCCACCACCGTGCTGTACATCGCCCGCCAGTCCTTCGCGGCCGCACGGTTCGACGACATCAGCTTCTCCCCCTCCTCCATCGGGTTCCGCATGGGGCTGGCGCTGCTCGTTGCCCTCGTCGCCGGCCTGCTGGCCCGTGACCTGGCCCGCGAGCGGGAACGCACCGCCCAGGCGTTGACAGAGGTCGCCCGCGTCGACCTGCTGCGGGCCCGCCTGGTCGGATCGTTGGCCCACGACCTCCGCTCGCCGCTGACCGCCATCGCCGGCGCCCTCAAGGCCATCACCCCCGGCCAGCCGCCGGACATGCAGGCCCAGCTGCTCGACCTCGCCCGCCGGCAGGCCGCCCGGCTGTCCCGGGTCGCCGACGGCATGATCGACCTCGCCCGCGTCGAACGGGGCCAGCTGGAGCTGGAGACTCACCCGACCGTGCTGGCCGACGTGGTGACCGCGACCCTCGAGGCGCTCGCCCCGAAGGACGGCGAGGTGGAGGTGACCGTCCCCGGCGACCTGATGGTCGATGCCGACCCCGACCGGCTGGACCAGATCCTCTACAACCTGATCGGCAACGCGATGCGCCACGGCCGGCCGCCGGTGGAGGTCACCGCCGTCGAGGACGGGCAGACGGTCGTCCTGGCCGTCACCGACCACGGCAGGGGGGTGCCGGAGGAACGGCAGGACGAGCTGTTCGACGCGTTCACGACATCGGGGTCCGGCGGGATCGGCCTGGGCCTGTGGCTGGTGCAGGAGCTGGCCCGCGCCCACGGCGGCGAGGCCCGGTACCGCACGACCGAGCACGGTGGCGCCTGCTTCGAG
- a CDS encoding thioredoxin family protein, translated as MASPTVPDLPEGLVVVVKRDCPTCVLVVPVLERLWSTGLVTVVTQDDPAWPATVDPLHDEDLSLSWHHDIEVVPTVLRVADGEVVDRIVGWDRDEWEAFTRLSGLGPDLPDFRPGCGSLSADPDVADRLRARFAGDGLASRRVELASADDDIEAMYDRGWTDGLPVVPPTPERVAAMLTGTTRAPDEVVAVVPPNLAEATVEKVAVNAVMAGCRPEYLPVVIAAVQAACSDSFNMHGLLATTYFAGPVVVVNGPGARRIGMNSGINALGQGNRANATIGRALNLIVRNLGGGRPGGVDRATLGQPGKYTFCFAEDEDGSPWTSLAVERGFSADATTVTVFAGCGVHGMIDQISRRPESLAASMAASLRSVAHPKLAMAFDAMLVVAPEHARVFADAGWDRERLHAELATLLTIPGKEMVRGAGGIDEGLPEQVADMDIPKFRPGGLLIVHAGGAAGMFSGIIGGWVSGEAGSDPTTVEVQA; from the coding sequence ATGGCTTCACCGACCGTGCCGGACCTGCCCGAGGGCCTGGTCGTCGTGGTCAAGCGCGACTGCCCGACCTGCGTGCTGGTGGTCCCCGTCCTGGAACGGCTGTGGTCCACCGGCCTCGTGACCGTCGTCACCCAGGACGACCCCGCGTGGCCGGCGACCGTCGACCCCCTCCACGACGAGGACCTGTCGCTGTCGTGGCACCACGACATCGAGGTGGTGCCGACGGTGCTCAGGGTCGCCGACGGTGAGGTGGTCGACCGGATCGTCGGGTGGGATCGCGACGAGTGGGAGGCGTTCACCCGTCTGTCCGGGCTGGGGCCGGACCTGCCGGACTTCCGGCCCGGCTGCGGCTCGCTGTCGGCCGACCCCGACGTCGCCGACCGGCTGCGGGCACGCTTCGCCGGTGACGGGCTGGCCAGCCGCCGGGTGGAGCTCGCGTCGGCCGATGACGACATCGAGGCGATGTACGACCGTGGCTGGACCGACGGGCTGCCCGTCGTCCCGCCCACCCCCGAACGGGTCGCCGCGATGCTGACCGGCACCACCCGTGCGCCCGACGAGGTCGTCGCCGTCGTCCCGCCGAACCTGGCCGAGGCAACCGTGGAGAAGGTCGCGGTCAACGCCGTCATGGCCGGCTGCCGGCCGGAGTACCTCCCCGTCGTCATCGCCGCCGTCCAGGCGGCCTGCTCGGACTCCTTCAACATGCACGGCCTGCTGGCGACCACCTACTTCGCCGGACCGGTCGTGGTGGTCAACGGACCCGGCGCCCGACGGATCGGCATGAACAGCGGCATCAACGCCCTCGGCCAGGGCAACCGCGCCAACGCCACCATCGGCCGGGCGCTGAACCTGATCGTGCGCAACCTCGGCGGCGGGCGCCCCGGCGGGGTCGACCGGGCCACCCTCGGCCAGCCCGGCAAGTACACGTTCTGCTTCGCCGAGGACGAGGACGGTTCGCCCTGGACCTCCCTCGCCGTCGAGCGCGGCTTCTCCGCCGACGCGACCACCGTGACGGTGTTCGCCGGGTGCGGGGTGCACGGCATGATCGACCAGATCAGCCGACGCCCCGAGTCGCTGGCCGCATCGATGGCCGCCAGCCTGCGCAGCGTCGCCCACCCCAAGCTGGCCATGGCGTTCGACGCGATGCTGGTCGTCGCCCCCGAACACGCCCGGGTCTTCGCCGACGCCGGCTGGGACCGCGAACGGCTCCACGCCGAGCTGGCGACGCTGCTGACCATCCCGGGCAAGGAGATGGTCCGCGGCGCCGGCGGGATCGACGAGGGGCTGCCCGAGCAGGTCGCGGACATGGACATCCCCAAGTTCCGGCCCGGTGGCCTGCTGATCGTCCATGCCGGCGGCGCCGCTGGGATGTTCTCTGGCATCATCGGCGGATGGGTCAGCGGCGAGGCCGGTAGCGACCCGACGACCGTGGAGGTGCAGGCGTGA